TTTACCTGACAAAAATCCTAAAGTACGTTCTGATCATAATACAAGCAATAAAATGCATCCATTGTTTAGTGTCCTTTTAATTTAATCACCCACATTAGGCGTGGAGATGCATTTAGCACAGTGGGCAGTACAGTTTGTGGCAAATGTACGACACCCGAAAAGTCTTGTGTACGGGTCCTAATAATAACAAGAGGACCAGCGCTCGAGACTCCTGGACCCATGCGTGCTCTTAGCGTCTCTACATGCCTGATGTTCAATCGAGTGGAACAAGGAAGTTCTAAAAGGCACCAACATTATCAACCCAAAAAGTTAATGAATTGTAAAACTGAAAAACAACGCACAATGAAATGTGAACATTTATGAAAAAGACTACCTTTAACTGGAGCTCCATCCATAATTTCATACTTTGCAACAGTTTCTGTTTCAGTTGTAGTGCTGGGTCCtgggaaacaagaaaaaaaaaataaataaaaaaaaaaaagacaggctACATATTACTTGGCCAGAATCCTTACAGCCATTTCCATACTTAATAAGCATCTCAGAACCCACATATGGAATCATGAGCAAGCCTACAATTACTTCTAAGTTACCAGAAACAGGTCTCAACAGGTAAAATGATGTTTGGAGCCACTTTTAGGCTTTTTAATAGTATAATTTATCTGGAATCAGAGCGGAGCATTATATCTTTAGAGTTCCCACGACCGGTTACCCCAGCCGTTCAAGAAACAGAAACCGATATCTAGTCACTAAATTGTGGTCATAGCGTGTCGGATTTGTTCAGCAGAGTACAGACAGAGACacctgtataaaaagagagagttCAAATAGAGAACGTAATAAGAGGAAATAAACTTTACCTATTCCAGTAATTTCCTTCTTAATCAGCTGCAATTCCATGTGCTGTATTTTTATTCTGACCAATAAGAAGTAAATTTTCCCAACAATGACATCTTTCAAGTGATACCTTTGAAGCAAAACAGGGCAGAAATTTTATAAACCAGATTGTGACGACAACATACCAACAaggtatttataaaataaaaaggacATGTTACTTGCGGATTgatagcagtcagacccccacaatTGCAAAAATGGAGGGGCCACTGCATTCTGTGGAGCACCACATGCTCCCGAATTCTTTTTTTGCATGGTACCATGGCCATCCATGCGCTGTGATGATACCACTTATTTGAAAGTAGTTCTCTAGCAAGGCTTCAATAGACCTCCGGCTGTCAAGGTAACCAATTGACACCCCGGAATTTCGTCGCAAGGGGGGGGGCTTATCCAGACCATTGCAGGTGGGCGTCAGCAATTTGAAACAGCTGGCACCAGTTGCATATGGTGTGGGCTAGCGTAAATTCCGCTGTAACAGTACGTCGGATCTCGCCAAAGGATTAAACACGTCAGTCAGTCACTCCCTAGCCTGAAATTAGCCGCTTATAGACAATACACTATATGCAACTGCATAGCGAGAGAAGAGAGATCAGATGGCTTTTAGGttaaaaggcccttttacacatagTTCCCGATCAGCAGCCTATGTAAAAGTGCCCAGCGATCAAAACAAACATCTTGTTTTGTCAtatgatcacatcttttatgcgttggtgtaaaaagaataaaaataattatatatagatagatatcaaTCGACGCTCGTTTAGCAGCAGAAATCTGCTAGTGTAAAAGGACGCTTAGTGTCCCTTAAAGGGGGTTATGTAGGGACCAAAAAAGTAGTTGTGTACTcagtgcagtatgtgagtacactctctaatatacattccggtcccccctcGCAGTGATTATGAGATAAATTTATCTTTATAGCGCTGGCAGGGgagcggaagtctagttgcacagtcttcctttatGACGAAGCAACTCTTCATCACGTGACCGGCCCCGCCGtaatctatgtacaagcagtaactacataatcagcgtgacggggcaccggaatgtatattaggaaGTGTACTCACATAACGCAacaagtacactgctaatacccaTCACTCCCCACATAGCCCCTTTAAATAAGGGTTAAGAACATACACTGCATGGTTGACAcagacaaatgaaaaaaaaattatgctggtACTTGGATAAATtactaaaagataaaaaataaatagaagcaCTCACTTGGATTTGTTGTATTCAAATTCTATGTGCAAGCAGTCCTCTATCCCAACTTCCATTTTGATAGAGTTGTTGACATCTGGATATGTGGCAAGCTGGTGAACTATTAAGTCATATTCCTTCACCAAGTCTGACAGACGTCTCACTATTGTCACCTTCAAGAAATACCTGGAAAATCAACCAATTTAACCAGTGATCACTACCAGTGCCGGTGAGCATCAGATTAGTAAACGGTAGTAAAGGGcaacggtcaccagcatttcacctattaaatcaGCAATACCAGGAAGTagtggtgaaaaatcatttctatataacctgtaattgtcttcttagtcagctctgtaTATTTAGGAGGAGGGGAGAACGGTAATGAACTTGTGATAGCAGCGGCCGGTGAGCgagaagttcaataggtgaaatgctggtgacaggttccctttaaagaggctctgtcaccagattttgcagcccctatctgctattgcagcagataggcgctgcaatgtagattacagtaacgtttttattttttaaaaacgagcatttttggccaagttatgaccatttttgtatttatgcaaatgaggcttgcaaaagtacaactgggcgtgtattatgtgcgtacatcggggcgtttttactacttttactagctgggcgttctgatgagaagtatcatccacttctcttcagaacgcccagcttctggcagtgcagacagtgtgttctcgagagatcacgctgtgtcgtcactcacaggtcctgcatcgtgttggacgagcgaggacacatcggcaccagaggctacagatgattctgcagcagcatcggcgtttgcaggtaagtcgatgtagctagttacctgcaaacgctgatgctgctgcagaatcaactgtagcctctggtgccgatgagtcctcgctcgtccgacacgatgcaggacctgtgagtgacgacacagcgtgatctctcgagaacacactgtctgcactgccagaagctgggcattctgaagagaagtggatgatacttctcgtcagaacgcccagctagtaaaagtagtaaaaacgcccagatgtacatacacaatacacgcccagttggaccttttactttaaacatgcccacttggacttttgcaagcctcatttgaataaatacaaaaatggtcataacttggccaaaaatgcttgtttttaaaaaataaaaacgttactgttatctacattgcagcgccgatctgctgcaatagcagataggggtttcaaaatttggtgacagagcctctttaagtatgccTATGAAGGAGATTTGACAGAGAATGACCTCTGCATGTACAAGCATCCTGATAAATGACATGACAATACATACCTTAATCTTACATTTGAACCTATGTAGGACTCATAAGGCTTCTCAACTTGCATGAATTCAAAATCATAACTTCTGCTTTGTGTCAACTCCCCAGGCAAGGCTAGTTCTTTGACAAGGTTTACAAACTCATGTGTATTGCTTTTATCGTTGAACAGTTCTAAAACacagaacaaaaagtataaataatacatagcaaatttcaataaaaaacatTTGGTTACGGtttggcaaaaaaacaaaatcgtATTTGAAGTACTTTTAAATAGTCGAAATCGTAAATTCAGTCTCAATCTGCGGGAAACACAAATTGTCTAAGTatttataaaaataggtttttaaatcgggcctaaaaaaaaattggaaactcATTTATTCAAATACATGTATCTTACCAATTTCCCTCCGTTACCACTCACCTTGGCCCACCACCACTTCTCATTTACAAAACATCATAGCACATCACTTTATTATTGCAGCCAATTGCTGCCCGCAACCATGGCCAGGTGAGGGGTCGTCACTATGGATGACATGATGCAGGAGTGGTGGGGAAAGACCacttgtgagggggggggggtgtttattttttatattttaatcccACCTCTTTATATTAGAGCATCAGTGGATTACCCTTCTGCTAGGGCTTCACGGTGACTTTGGCTGCGACACAAATTGCATGGCCACAGATCGCTCTGTTAACGCAGCGTCGTACCGGCTCCATCGCAGTtatgaaagtgaatgtggccgcGTTGTGATCTGCAGGTTGCAGTGTCAGGTCAGAAGCAAGAATCCAAACAATGGATTTCTTGCGACTGTCGTGTCGCAGTCTCCTGCGGGCTGGAATGTGgacacattcactttcattactgcaATGCAGCCAGTGCGACACTGCGAAAGCACAGCGACCTTTGACCGTGCGGTCTGTGTCAAGGCCAAAGTTCCTGTGTAGCCCCAGTATAACAGAGCTATACTAGCGAGTGTAATTGCATCCGCTAACACCCTAAAGTGCCAAAACACAGGGGCTGGAATAGAAAGCTTTCTGGTTATGCAGTCACATGGTGGATCTTATGATCCCTGCCAGACAGCAGCTTAGAAAGGAAACATGAAATACACCTCTCAACTCTTCATAAACCGGAGTCACAGACTGCATAATAGCGGTGCGGGGCCAGATGTACACGTGTATTAATATGTCAATTCTGTGTATTTGTATGTTAGGCACTCTGGAGTTACACTTTATACCACTTATACAACCCTCTAATGTATGGGTGATCAATAGAAGCTTCAGTGCTCTACAAATTCATCTTTATTGATTTACGATAACATATGGTAGATGGTATCATTTCATAGTGGTCCCTAGGCCGGTTTTCTtataactgttaaactgaaaaaaaaatcatttaataaattatttttatatgaaAGAACTTTAACATGGATCACTATAATAATTGTAcgcaacttcacaacttttaacctcttcaaatactttttttttttttttatcagaaatacTATTGGAAAAATGTCTATCTAATTATTCTTTCAGTTAACctgttccccggcagggaacaggttaacagaatctatagtcAATGATGCTCTGCAAGCACGAACATCCCCCTCTGCcagtcaccacctcagccggtctctgctctcgcctgcaatgttagtgtaaattgcagcagggccaggcagatagcgccGAGCGAGCACTGtggggcgtgatgacatcatagtCTCGgaagtctgagcaggaccctgtcAGTACCGACCCCACGATGGGGTTTTAAATAAGTGACATTAAGGcccgattcacacgaccatgattGGACCGTAACAACTGCGACctgcggggagggggggggcgcgACATGCGaggaaaggaggggggggggcgaccCTGCATGCGAGGAGAGGGGGCGGGCGCGACCCTGCATGCGAGGAGAGGGGGCGGGCGCGACCCGCATGCGAGGAGAGGGGGCGGGCGCGACCCGCATGCGAGGAGAGGGGGCGGGCGCGACCCGCATGCGAGGAGAGGGGGCGGGCGCGACCCTCATGCGAGGAGAggggggcagcatctacagggcggtgtggctGTATACTAGGAGTTTCTGCTtccccacagaactgctgttccgCCCTATATCATTTTGTGCActgcagaacagcagttccgtaggGAAGCAGAGACAGACCGGGCACAGCTTGTCAGACGGGGCGGAGCTTCCTACTGCAGGACAGCGTCACTAAAGAATTGAGTCAACGATTCAGTTAAAAACAGTTGCGAGGCCTTGACGGCAAATTAATCGCGCAGCCCTAGTGGCCCCTAGGTAAGCATTGTTGGGACACTTGTCAGTTTTTGCCCATATTCCCTGTGCAGTATTTTTATTACCAAATTCTATATAATAGCGGTCATCATGCTCACCAATTTGTCCAACAAACTCAACTCGTATTCCTTGGTGCTCTAGTCTTTTACCAGGTTGCCTAAAGACAATATTGAcctagaaataaaaataaagatttgaGTTTACAAAATATACAATCCAAAATGGAAGATCTCAAGGATATCAACATATTTGTGGTAACCATCCACACAGAAACCCACCTTTCACCGATGCGTTTCATAACCGTATAActcacggaaaaagaaaaaaaaaaatggagtataCATTCCTCCCTCTCACACCCCCCTCCTCTAGGCCCATCTTATAAACTACCATAGAGCATAGCGCCGAAGTAGATTTGGGTCTGTCACCCATGTGCCCCACCTCTGGTGGAAGGTTCCCTTTTTAGTTTAGTTTTCTATCCCAATCCTATACTCCTATCTCTAACTTCCATAATTCTTGGGATATTAGGGGATTTCCAACCACCTAAAATTAAGCTTCAAGCAGCATCAAAGATCTGGGGGATCACCCATCTGGCTTCCTTATTCactttttctaaaattaaattcAGCAGGACGGTTCACTTTATGCTAACTAATGCTTTACCATCTATTTTATGGAATGGCATCCACTCTTTTATAATATCTAATACAAGATTGTTTATCGGGGCACCTAAATCTAGCATGGAGAACAGCTTTAGCTGCCTCAATGACCAACCCCTCGGCAGGCCACCTGCCATCAAATCGGGGAGTCCCATTCCCACTTCCTTTAATGGAAGGGTCATGATTCTATCTGCA
The nucleotide sequence above comes from Rhinoderma darwinii isolate aRhiDar2 chromosome 11, aRhiDar2.hap1, whole genome shotgun sequence. Encoded proteins:
- the VPS26A gene encoding vacuolar protein sorting-associated protein 26A: MSFLSGLFGPICEIEVVLNDAETRKLSEIKTEEGKIEKHFLFYDGESVAGKVNIVFRQPGKRLEHQGIRVEFVGQIELFNDKSNTHEFVNLVKELALPGELTQSRSYDFEFMQVEKPYESYIGSNVRLRYFLKVTIVRRLSDLVKEYDLIVHQLATYPDVNNSIKMEVGIEDCLHIEFEYNKSKYHLKDVIVGKIYFLLVRIKIQHMELQLIKKEITGIGPSTTTETETVAKYEIMDGAPVKGESIPIRLFLAGYDPTPTMRDVNKKFSVRYFLNLVLVDEEDRRYFKQQEIILWRKAPEKIRKRTNFHQRYEGPDPPGLAEQPEI